One Terriglobales bacterium genomic window, CACCAAAGTGGACGCCATCGTTACGCCCACATCGCCCACACCCGCGTTCAAGCTCGGCGAAAAATCCGACGATCCGCTGGCCATGTATCTCGCCGACATCTACACCGTGACTGCCGACCTCGCCGGCGTTCCCGGCATTTCAGTGCCGTGCGGCAACTCGCGCGAGGGCCTGCCCATCGGGCTGCAAATCCTCGGCCGCCACTTCGACGAGGCCACCGTGCTCCGCCTGGCGCACGCCTATGAGCACGCGCGAGCGGCGTAAATCAGCCCGGCCATAGTCCTTGGTAACCGCGTGTAAGAACTGCTCGCTGGACGCCCGATTTTCCTCCTGTTCCCAACCGACGCCATCACGTAACCAACTCATTCCATTTGACTTGCCAGCGGGCAGCTCTGGTTGAAGCCGTGCATCCAGGTAGGGCGTTGCTGAGGAGAAAAGCGATGAAGTGCATCACTCGTCTGCTGCTTGCCATCGGGACCGCTGCGGCACTTTGCTCGGCCCCGGCTTTCGCCAAGGACCACGGGCAAGGCCACGGCAAGGACAAATTCGAGAAGCACGACCGGGATCACGACCGCGACGATCGCTGGCGCCGCGACCATGATCGCGACGATCACTTCCGCCATGCCAACTCGGGAACACCTCCGGGCTGGAGGCACGGGCGCAAGACCGGATGGGGCAACTGCGACCTGCCTCCGGGACAGGCAAAGAAGCAAGGCTGCCATTCGACCTGGGTGAACCATCGTGACCGTGACCGCGACCGCCGCATCTGGCGTGATCGCGCCGAAAACCGTCGCGAACGCGAACGCCGCGAACGCGAGCGCCGGGAGCCCGCGAGCCACGAGTGCGCCCGCGCCTGAGCGCTGGCAGCAACGCGGCGCTTGGCGCGCGCCAGGAAGTACAGGTGAATAAGTAACCCGGTTCCGGCGCTCGCGGGCATGCAGCCTGCTTCCGCCAGTGTGCGGATGCGGGCTTTCCCTGTTCTGAACCAGCCCGAGGCCGTGGCCCCAGCACCATGCAACCAACCGGATTGTGCTCGCTTCCTAAATTCATGCCCCAATCGCAGGCTTCGCGGAAGCGCGCCCGGCGCATTCTGCTGGTGGAGGACAGCGAAGGAAATCGCGACCTGATGCGCGAGTTGCTGACGGTGCGCGGCTACGATGTGGTGACGGCCGCCAATGCCGACGAGGCGGAAGCTGCCATTCGCGTCCAGCAGCCTGACCTTATCCTGCTCGACGTGATCATGCCGGGGCGCTCCGGATACGATCTCTGCCGCAAGCTGAAGAGCGACCCCACCACGCGCCTGGTTCCCGTGGTGATGATCACCGGACTGACCAGCCGCGAAGACCGCATCCGCGGCATTCAGGCCGGCGCCGACGAATTCCTGAGCAAGCCCATCGTCCCCGAAGAACTGTTTGCGCGCGCCGAGTCGCTGCTTCGCCTGAAGGACTACACCGACGAGCTGGAAAACGTCGAGTCCGTGCTCTTCACCCTGGCGCGCAGCGTGGAGGCGCGCGATCCATACACCGAAGGCCACTGCGAGCGGCTCTCGCGGTATAGCGTGGACCTGGGCCGCCGCCTGGGCCTCGACGAAGACTCGCTCACCGCGCTGCACCGCGGCAGCATTCTCCACGACCTGGGCAAGATCGTCATTCCCGATGAAATTCTTCGCAAGGGAAAGAACCTGAGTCCGGAAGAGTGGCAGATCATGAAGCAGCATCCCGTCACCGGCGAAAGCATCTGCCAGCCGCTGAAGTCGCTGCGCAACGTGCTGCCCATCATCCGCCACCACCACGAGCACTGGAACGGCACCGGCTATCCCGATGCACTGCGCGGCGAGGAAATCCCGTTCCTGGCCCGGGTCCTGCAGGTAGTGGATGTTTACGACGCCCTCCGCACCGCCCGCCCCTACAAGCCGGCGCTTTCCCACTCCGAGTCCGAGCGCACCATGCGCGGCGAAGCCGCCAGCGGTTTGTGGGATCCCGACCTGGTGGCCTCCTTCCTCGGCATGGTCTCCGAGCAGCGCCAGGCTGCTTGACACGCACCAGCCGCTTTACCGCTGAGTTGCGCTCCTATAGAGTTGCCACGGGCTTTTGCACAGCAACACTGCCTGCAATTCGCGGCTCTAACTAGCAGATGCCAGCCATCAGCATCGTCATTCCGGCATATAACGAAGGACAGCGCATCGGCGCCACCCTGCAGCGTGTGCTGGACTACGCCGCCGAGCAGCGCTGGGACGCCGAATGCGTGGTGGTCAACGACGGCTCGCGCGACAACACCGCCGCCCTGGTGCGCGAGGCCGCCGCGCGCAATCCCGCCGTGCGACTCATCGAGAACCCCGGCAATCGCGGCAAGGGCTACACCGTGCGCAACGGCATGCTCAACGCCGCCGGCGACCTGCTGCTGTTCACAGACGCCGATCTCTCATCCCCCATCGAGGAAGCGCCACGCCTTTTCGCCGCGCTGAACTCCGGCGCCGACATCGCCATCGGCTCGCGCTGGCTGCAACGCGAACTGCAAACCCTGCGTCAGCCCTGGTACCGTCAAATCTTCGGGCGCGCATTCAATTTTTTTCTCAGAACGGTCCTGGGGCTGTCTTTTAAAGACACGCAGTGTGGCTTCAAGGCATTCAAGCGCGGCGCCGCGCAGGCCATCTTTCCGCGCCAACTGGTGGAGCGCTGGGGCTTCGATCCTGAAGTGCTTTTTCTCGCCCGCAAGCTCGGACTGCGCACCGACGAAGTCGCGGTCCGGTGGGCCCACGATCGCCGCACCAAGATCAGCTTTTTCCGCGACGGCATGCGCATGGTCGTCGAGGTCCTCAAGGTGCGGATGCACGACCTGGCCGGACGCTACGACCAACCCGTGCCTGCGGTCGCAACACCGCACGTCGAGCGAGTCAAGACGGGGCAGTGAATCCCGATTGGCATTCGCAACTTTGCTGCTCTACTACATCACCGACCGTACACAGTTTCCCGGCGACGAGGCGGCCCGCCGCGCCCGGCTGTTGGAGCGAATCGCCGCAGCTGCCGGCGCGGGAGTGGATTACATCCAACTGCGCGAAAAGGACCTGAGCGCTCGCGAGCTGGAACAGCTGGCGCGCGCTGCCATCCAGGCAATTCGCGGTGCTTCGTCGAGCGCGCGCCTGCTCATCAACTCGCGCTGCGATGTGGCGCTCGCCGCCGGCGCGAATGGCGTGCACCTGCGCGCCGGTGCGCAAGACATCTCGGCAGCCGACGCGCGCGCCCTGCTCGTCCGCGCCGGCATGTCGTCTCCCATTGTCGCGGCTTCGTGCCACGCGTCGAGCGAGGTCGCGTTGGCGGCCTCGGAGGGCGCTGACTTCGCCGTCTTCGGACCCGTGTTCGGCAAAGGACCAGACGCTGCGCACGAGCAGGTGGCGCCTGCCGGCCTCAGCGCGCTGCGCGCCGCCTGCTCGGCGTCTGTTGGAGGCATGCCAGTTTTGGCCCTCGGCACCGTCAGCACGGAGAACGCCGCCGGCTGCCTGCGCGCCGGCGCCGCGGGTGTGGCGGGAATCAGGTTGTTTCAGAATGGCGACGTGGCCGCGACTGTTCGCCGTCTGCGCTCTCTTCCATAGTGCTGTTCCGCGTCTGCTTCTTCTGCGCCCCGCGTCCTTCGGCGTAGTCCAGCATCACCTCGACGCACTTGGCCAGGCGGCGGGCGCGCGCCTCCGGCGTTTTGTAGCCGAAGAGTCCGAACAGGTGAAAGCGTTTTTGTGAGCGCGGCATCAGCTCCCAGCCACGCCGTGCTTTCGCGTTGCGCGCCATCGCGGCTTGCAGAACCGGAGGCGGTTCGCGCTCGGCCTCCATCACCTGCATCAGCCGCTCGGCCATCTGCTCAGAGCGGCGCGCGCGCGTTTCCTCATGCTTGGCCTCGCTGATCACCCGGATGAGGTCACGGCGTGTCGAGGGACTGAGCGTGTCGAAGAACTTGCGCAGGCGCTTGTCCTGGTCGAGCGCGCGCCGCAACTCTAGTGGCACGGTCACCATGCGCTCTTCGGTATCGGGCTCCATGCGGAACTCGGCCGTGGCGCCGGGCAGGGCGCGTCCGCCCCTCTGCATCTGCTTGTTGACCACCATGTAATGCGTGCCGCGGCCGGTAGGAAACAGCGAGGTGCGGAAGGCGAAGCCGTTGACGCTGCCTCGGACTCGGATCTGTCCGCGCTTGCCCCAGATTTTCGCCGCGTCGAACGGCACGTGAATGATGACCCAGCCCAGATTGCCGGGCATGCGCTCGAGCGTGGCGCGGAACTTCCTCTCGGTCGGCACAGAAACTACCTGCCACGGATTCACGACGGATGACACCGATCAGAATGGGCCAAGTCCGTGTTATCCGTGTTCATCCGTGGTGAGTCCTACATCATCTTCTTCCCCGCGGCGATCATGGCGACAGCTTTGCGGATGCGCTTCACGCGGGTCTCGGCGCGCTTGGCGCTCTCGATACAGTCAACGTAGGCCTTGCGCTGCGAGTAGGAGAATTCAGCAAACTGCGATTTTGCCTTCTCATTTGCCGCGAGCGCCTTCTTCAGGTCGGGCGGGACCTTGACGACGCGCGGCCCGGAATCGGGAGCCAGCGTGAATGTGGCTGAACTCCCCGGCTGAACCTTGGCGCCCGCCTGCATCTGCTTGTTGACCATCATCGTGTGCCCGCCGTTGCCGTCGGGAAAAATCGACGAGCGGAAGGCGTAGCCGTTGATGGTGCCCTTCACTGACATGCGCGCCTTTGTTCCCCACACCTCCTCCACCCTGAAGGGAACGCGCATGATCACCCAGCTGCCGCCTGGGCCAACCGCTTCCAGCTTCGCTTTGAACGTCTTCTGGTTCTGGGCACTCATCGTTTCCACCATCGCCGCACTCACAGCGAGGAGCCTTTCGCCGCCTTCGCACCCGGCCCCTCGAGCACGTACTGGTTGCCGTACGGGTCTTCGAAGATTGCTTGCGTACCCCAGGGACGGACTTCGGGCGCGCGCACGAATTTCACGCCACGCGAGCGCAAGACTTCGTAGGTTTTAACACAGTCGGCAGTGCTGAAGACCCAGCTCACTTCTTTTCCGATGCGATCGGAATGGTTGGTCATGTTCCCTTCCCCATTGCCGCTCTCCGGCAGGTCGAGCACGATCCCAATGTCTTTTTGCCCTTTGGGCGCTACCACCACCCATCGTTGCCCAGGCGCGGGACCGTACTTCTGGTCCTGGACCTTGTCGAAGCCCAGTTTGCCGACGTAGAAGGCCAGGGCCTCGTCCAGGTTCGGCACCACCAGCGTGACAAAGTGCAGCCGGCTGATGCCGGCAATCTCGCCGGCGGGCGCCGGCTTGGCCGTTTGGGCCATGGCCGACCCGGCGTTGAAGAACAGGAGCATCCAAAGCAGGGCCGCAATCGTGATGCGTTTCATTGTTTCCCTCCTCTGTTTGACTGGCTTCGGGTTCTATTTCGGACTGTTGCCGTGCATCGAGACGCCGCTGCTCCGCCAGGCCTGGCCCTGCTGCGCCATGTTGGCCAGCACGAGCGGCAGATACTTGTTGAGGATGTCGCCACCCCATCCGCTCTTCATCATCATGCTCACCAGCACCGCCTTGATGCCCTCAAAGCCGCTGTGCTCCAAACGCACGTTGGTTCCCGCGGCAGTGGGCGTGAGTGTCCAGACTACGACCGTATCGATCGCGTTGCTCTTCCAGGTATAGGAGAGGCGGCGTGGCGGATCGAGTTCGCGCACCTGGCAGTCCACGATGCCGTTCCATCCCGGCATCGGCTTGGCGCGAAACTGGAAGCGATGTCCTACGCGCGGCTCGAAATTGTTCGTCATGAGCCACTCGGTGATCGCCCCGGAGTCGGTCAGCGCGCGCCAGACACGTTCCGGCGGATGCGGATACTCGACTTCAAACTTCAGATCGCGCTTCATGCCTTCCTTCCCGAATGCCCCCTGGGCCGTTTCGCACCTACACGCCGCGCCGGTCTCGCGGCGGCTGATGTCTCACTGGCCGCCATGCGATCGAGGTAGCGTCCAAGGCGGTCGAGCCGGCCGCGCCAGAATCGCTCGTAGAACGCCAGCCAGTCCGCCACCTCGCGCAACGGCGCCCCATCGATGCGGTAGAGCCTCTGCCTGCCCTGCCGCCGCTCGCTGACTAGCCGTGCCGAGCGCAAAACGGCCAGCTGCTGTGAGACCGCCGGCTGCGAGATGCGGAAGTGCGCCGCCAGTTCCGTCGCCGGGCGTTCGCCTTCGTGGAGCAGAGCCAGTAGCGACCGCCGTGTGGGATCGGCAATGGCCCGGAAGACGTCCGTCGAGTGCGCGGTGGCCGTCATCAACGATGGCATCATATAAGAAAATACTTATATGTCAAGGGTGAATTGTCGCGCGTCTGTGAGGGGTTGCGGAATCGGCCTTTCACACCCCAGAATCATGCAGATCCTATGAAGGTGATACAGGTCAGGAAGCCGGGCGGGCCGGAGGCCATGCAGGTGGCCACCCTGCCCATGCCGCAGTTCAAGCCGAGTGAAGCCGTGGTGAAGGTCGCCGCCAGCGGCGTGAATTTCATTGACGTGTATTTCCGTGAGGGCCGATACAAGGCGCCCCTGCCCTTCATCAACGGACAGGAGGGAGCGGGAACGGTGACCGGCACTGGCACCGAAGCTCCCTGGATCCGGGTTGGCGACCGTGTGGCCTG contains:
- a CDS encoding HD domain-containing phosphohydrolase encodes the protein MPQSQASRKRARRILLVEDSEGNRDLMRELLTVRGYDVVTAANADEAEAAIRVQQPDLILLDVIMPGRSGYDLCRKLKSDPTTRLVPVVMITGLTSREDRIRGIQAGADEFLSKPIVPEELFARAESLLRLKDYTDELENVESVLFTLARSVEARDPYTEGHCERLSRYSVDLGRRLGLDEDSLTALHRGSILHDLGKIVIPDEILRKGKNLSPEEWQIMKQHPVTGESICQPLKSLRNVLPIIRHHHEHWNGTGYPDALRGEEIPFLARVLQVVDVYDALRTARPYKPALSHSESERTMRGEAASGLWDPDLVASFLGMVSEQRQAA
- a CDS encoding SRPBCC domain-containing protein; this encodes MKRDLKFEVEYPHPPERVWRALTDSGAITEWLMTNNFEPRVGHRFQFRAKPMPGWNGIVDCQVRELDPPRRLSYTWKSNAIDTVVVWTLTPTAAGTNVRLEHSGFEGIKAVLVSMMMKSGWGGDILNKYLPLVLANMAQQGQAWRSSGVSMHGNSPK
- a CDS encoding dolichyl-phosphate beta-glucosyltransferase — its product is MPAISIVIPAYNEGQRIGATLQRVLDYAAEQRWDAECVVVNDGSRDNTAALVREAAARNPAVRLIENPGNRGKGYTVRNGMLNAAGDLLLFTDADLSSPIEEAPRLFAALNSGADIAIGSRWLQRELQTLRQPWYRQIFGRAFNFFLRTVLGLSFKDTQCGFKAFKRGAAQAIFPRQLVERWGFDPEVLFLARKLGLRTDEVAVRWAHDRRTKISFFRDGMRMVVEVLKVRMHDLAGRYDQPVPAVATPHVERVKTGQ
- a CDS encoding thiamine phosphate synthase, translating into MAFATLLLYYITDRTQFPGDEAARRARLLERIAAAAGAGVDYIQLREKDLSARELEQLARAAIQAIRGASSSARLLINSRCDVALAAGANGVHLRAGAQDISAADARALLVRAGMSSPIVAASCHASSEVALAASEGADFAVFGPVFGKGPDAAHEQVAPAGLSALRAACSASVGGMPVLALGTVSTENAAGCLRAGAAGVAGIRLFQNGDVAATVRRLRSLP
- a CDS encoding YdeI/OmpD-associated family protein translates to MSAQNQKTFKAKLEAVGPGGSWVIMRVPFRVEEVWGTKARMSVKGTINGYAFRSSIFPDGNGGHTMMVNKQMQAGAKVQPGSSATFTLAPDSGPRVVKVPPDLKKALAANEKAKSQFAEFSYSQRKAYVDCIESAKRAETRVKRIRKAVAMIAAGKKMM
- a CDS encoding YdeI/OmpD-associated family protein codes for the protein MPTERKFRATLERMPGNLGWVIIHVPFDAAKIWGKRGQIRVRGSVNGFAFRTSLFPTGRGTHYMVVNKQMQRGGRALPGATAEFRMEPDTEERMVTVPLELRRALDQDKRLRKFFDTLSPSTRRDLIRVISEAKHEETRARRSEQMAERLMQVMEAEREPPPVLQAAMARNAKARRGWELMPRSQKRFHLFGLFGYKTPEARARRLAKCVEVMLDYAEGRGAQKKQTRNSTMEESADGEQSRPRRHSETT
- a CDS encoding metalloregulator ArsR/SmtB family transcription factor; this translates as MMPSLMTATAHSTDVFRAIADPTRRSLLALLHEGERPATELAAHFRISQPAVSQQLAVLRSARLVSERRQGRQRLYRIDGAPLREVADWLAFYERFWRGRLDRLGRYLDRMAASETSAAARPARRVGAKRPRGHSGRKA
- a CDS encoding VOC family protein is translated as MKRITIAALLWMLLFFNAGSAMAQTAKPAPAGEIAGISRLHFVTLVVPNLDEALAFYVGKLGFDKVQDQKYGPAPGQRWVVVAPKGQKDIGIVLDLPESGNGEGNMTNHSDRIGKEVSWVFSTADCVKTYEVLRSRGVKFVRAPEVRPWGTQAIFEDPYGNQYVLEGPGAKAAKGSSL